In the genome of Neovison vison isolate M4711 chromosome 3, ASM_NN_V1, whole genome shotgun sequence, one region contains:
- the ZDHHC8 gene encoding palmitoyltransferase ZDHHC8 isoform X4: MPRSPGTRLKPAKYIPVATAAALLVGSSTLFFVFTCPWLTRAVSPAVPVYNGIIFLFVLANFSMATFMDPGVFPRADEDEDKEDDFRAPLYKNVDVRGIQVRMKWCATCHFYRPPRCSHCSVCDNCVEDFDHHCPWVNNCIGRRNYRYFFLFLLSLSAHMVGVVAFGLVYVLNHAEGLGAAHTTITMAVMCVAGLFFIPVIGLTGFHVVLVTRGRTTNEQVTGKFRGGVNPFTRGCYGNVEHVLCSPLAPRYVVEPPRLPLAARLKPPFLRPELLERGAPLKVKLSDNGLKAGLGRSKSKGSLDRLDEKPLDLGPPLPPKAEAGTFGGDLQTPRPSSAESALSAQRTSPPTPAMYKFRPAFPSGPKAPFCGPGEQVPGPDSLTLGEDSIHSLDFVSEPSLDLPDYTSGGLHAAYPPSPPLSAADTFSGALRSLSLKAASRRAGDHVALQPLRSEGGPPTPHRSIFAPHALPNRNGSLSYDSLLNPGSPSGHTCPAHPSAGVASYRSPYLHPGAVGDPPRPPPRSFSPVLGPRPREPSPVRYDNLSRTIMASIQERKDREERERLLRSQADSLFGDSGVYDAPSSYSLQQASVLSEGPRGPALRYGSRDDLVAGPGFGGARNPALQTSLSSLSSAVSRAPRTSSSSLQADLANNNAPGPRPGSGSHRSPVRQGPPSPPSTPRSPSYAGPKAVAFIHTDLPESPPSLAVQRGRIGTCSRGWGRRGQPRVPPGLHLCHLGLPEDRPPLRAPWSPAAGVPPRGTMCRLHSAASSLFPSLSGPERDTK; the protein is encoded by the exons GTGCCCATGGTTGACTCGAGCTGTGTCCCCAGCTGTTCCTGTCTACAATGGCATCATCTTCCTCTTTGTCCTGGCCAACTTCAGCATGGCCACCTTCATGGACCCTGGCGTCTTCCCCCGAG CGGATGAGGACGAGGATAAGGAGGACGACTTCCGGGCCCCGCTGTACAAGAATGTGGACGTCCGGGGCATCCAGGTCCGAATGAAGTGGTGCGCAACCTGCCACTTCTACCGCCCACCTCGCTGCTCCCACTGCAGCGTCTGCGACAACTGCGTAGAG GATTTTGACCACCACTGCCCCTGGGTCAACAACTGCATTGGGCGCCGCAATTACCGATACTTCTTCCTGTTCCTGCTGTCACTCAGCGCACACATGGTGGGTGTTGTCGCCTTTGGCCTGGTCTATGTGCTGAACCACGctgaggggctgggagctgcCCACACCACCATCAC CATGGCCGTCATGTGTGTGGCTGGCCTCTTCTTCATCCCTGTCATCGGCCTCACTGGCTTCCATGTGGTGCTGGTCACTCGGGGGCGTACCACCAATGAGCAG GTGACGGGCAAGTTCCGCGGGGGCGTGAACCCCTTCACCCGAGGCTGCTATGGGAATGTGGAGCACGTGCTGTGCAGCCCTCTGGCACCCCG GTACGTGGTGGAGCCCCCCCGGCTGCCGCTGGCTGCTCGCCTGAAACCGCCCTTCCTTCGGCCTGAGCTCCTGGAGCGAGGGGCCCCACTCAAGGTCAAGCTTAGTGACAACGGGCTGAAGGCTGGCCTGGGCCGCAGCAAG TCCAAGGGCAGTCTGGACCGGCTGGATGAGAAGCCGCTGGACCTGGGGCCGCCACTGCCCCCCAAGGCGGAGGCCGGCACGTTCGGAGGTGACCTGCAGACCCCACGCCCGAGCAGTGCTG AGAGCGCCCTGTCGGCGCAGAGGACCAGCCCCCCGACACCTGCCATGTACAAGTTCCGGCCTGCCTTTCCCTCGGGTCCCAAGGCGCCCTTCTGCGGGCCTGGTGAGCAG GTCCCTGGCCCCGACTCCCTGACGCTGGGCGAGGACAGCATCCACAGCCTGGACTTTGTGTCAGAGCCCAGCCTGGACCTTCCTGACTACACGTCTGGAGGCCTGCACGCTGCCTACCCCCCATCCCCGCCACTCAGCGCTGCTGACACCTTTTCGGGTGCCTTGCGCTCCCTGAGCCTCAAGGCGGCCAGCCGGAGGGCTGGGGACCACGTGGCCCTGCAGCCTCTGCGCTCTGAGGGCGGGCCCCCGACACCCCACCGCAGCATCTTCGCCCCCCACGCGCTGCCCAACCGCAACGGCAGCCTGTCCTACGACAGTCTGCTCAACCCCGGCTCGCCCAGCGGCCACACATGCCCAGCCCACCCCTCGGCCGGCGTGGCCAGCTATCGCTCGCCCTACTTGCACCCAGGGGCGGTGGGTGACCCACCGCGGCCCCCGCCCCGTAGCTTCAGCCCGGTGCTGGGCCCCCGGCCGCGGGAGCCCTCACCTGTGCGCTACGATAACCTGTCCCGGACCATCATGGCCTCCATCCAGGAGCGCAAGGACAGGGAAGAGCGGGAACGGCTGCTGCGCTCCCAGGCAGACTCGCTCTTCGGCGACTCGGGCGTCTATGACGCGCCCAGCTCCTACAGCCTGCAGCAGGCCAGCGTGCTGTCCGAGGGCCCCCGTGGCCCGGCCCTGCGCTACGGCTCCAGAGATGACCTAGTTGCGGGGCCCGGCTTCGGTGGTGCCCGCAACCCTGCGCTGCAGACTTCGCTGTCCTCGCTGTCCAGCGCCGTGAGCCGGGCCCCGcggacctcctcctcctccctacaGGCCGACCTGGCCAACAACAACGCCCCCGGGCCTCGGCCTGGCAGTGGCTCACACAGGTCTCCGGTGCGCCAGGGcccgccctccccacccagcactCCCCGCTCACCCTCCTATGCAGGCCCCAAAGCTGTCGCCTTCATCCACACGGACCTCCCGGAGTCGCCACCCTCGCTGGCCGTGCAGAG GGGGCGGATTGGCACCTGCAGCCGTGGATGGGGCCGGCGTGGCCAGCCCAGGGTGCCCCCCGGCCTGCACCTATGCCACCTTGGCCTCCCCGAGGACCGCCCGCCTCTGCGGGCCCCCTGGAGCCCGGCCGCTGGGGTACCCCCCCGAGGGACTATGTGCCGCCTGCACTCAGCTGCCTCCAGCCTTTTCCCCAGTCTCTCGGGGCCTGAGCGGGATACCAAGTAG
- the ZDHHC8 gene encoding palmitoyltransferase ZDHHC8 isoform X3, giving the protein MPRSPGTRLKPAKYIPVATAAALLVGSSTLFFVFTCPWLTRAVSPAVPVYNGIIFLFVLANFSMATFMDPGVFPRADEDEDKEDDFRAPLYKNVDVRGIQVRMKWCATCHFYRPPRCSHCSVCDNCVEDFDHHCPWVNNCIGRRNYRYFFLFLLSLSAHMVGVVAFGLVYVLNHAEGLGAAHTTITMAVMCVAGLFFIPVIGLTGFHVVLVTRGRTTNEQVTGKFRGGVNPFTRGCYGNVEHVLCSPLAPRYVVEPPRLPLAARLKPPFLRPELLERGAPLKVKLSDNGLKAGLGRSKVPGPDSLTLGEDSIHSLDFVSEPSLDLPDYTSGGLHAAYPPSPPLSAADTFSGALRSLSLKAASRRAGDHVALQPLRSEGGPPTPHRSIFAPHALPNRNGSLSYDSLLNPGSPSGHTCPAHPSAGVASYRSPYLHPGAVGDPPRPPPRSFSPVLGPRPREPSPVRYDNLSRTIMASIQERKDREERERLLRSQADSLFGDSGVYDAPSSYSLQQASVLSEGPRGPALRYGSRDDLVAGPGFGGARNPALQTSLSSLSSAVSRAPRTSSSSLQADLANNNAPGPRPGSGSHRSPVRQGPPSPPSTPRSPSYAGPKAVAFIHTDLPESPPSLAVQRDHPQLKNPPSKLNGQSPGLARLGPAAGPPGPSASPARHTLVKKVSGVGGTTYEISV; this is encoded by the exons GTGCCCATGGTTGACTCGAGCTGTGTCCCCAGCTGTTCCTGTCTACAATGGCATCATCTTCCTCTTTGTCCTGGCCAACTTCAGCATGGCCACCTTCATGGACCCTGGCGTCTTCCCCCGAG CGGATGAGGACGAGGATAAGGAGGACGACTTCCGGGCCCCGCTGTACAAGAATGTGGACGTCCGGGGCATCCAGGTCCGAATGAAGTGGTGCGCAACCTGCCACTTCTACCGCCCACCTCGCTGCTCCCACTGCAGCGTCTGCGACAACTGCGTAGAG GATTTTGACCACCACTGCCCCTGGGTCAACAACTGCATTGGGCGCCGCAATTACCGATACTTCTTCCTGTTCCTGCTGTCACTCAGCGCACACATGGTGGGTGTTGTCGCCTTTGGCCTGGTCTATGTGCTGAACCACGctgaggggctgggagctgcCCACACCACCATCAC CATGGCCGTCATGTGTGTGGCTGGCCTCTTCTTCATCCCTGTCATCGGCCTCACTGGCTTCCATGTGGTGCTGGTCACTCGGGGGCGTACCACCAATGAGCAG GTGACGGGCAAGTTCCGCGGGGGCGTGAACCCCTTCACCCGAGGCTGCTATGGGAATGTGGAGCACGTGCTGTGCAGCCCTCTGGCACCCCG GTACGTGGTGGAGCCCCCCCGGCTGCCGCTGGCTGCTCGCCTGAAACCGCCCTTCCTTCGGCCTGAGCTCCTGGAGCGAGGGGCCCCACTCAAGGTCAAGCTTAGTGACAACGGGCTGAAGGCTGGCCTGGGCCGCAGCAAG GTCCCTGGCCCCGACTCCCTGACGCTGGGCGAGGACAGCATCCACAGCCTGGACTTTGTGTCAGAGCCCAGCCTGGACCTTCCTGACTACACGTCTGGAGGCCTGCACGCTGCCTACCCCCCATCCCCGCCACTCAGCGCTGCTGACACCTTTTCGGGTGCCTTGCGCTCCCTGAGCCTCAAGGCGGCCAGCCGGAGGGCTGGGGACCACGTGGCCCTGCAGCCTCTGCGCTCTGAGGGCGGGCCCCCGACACCCCACCGCAGCATCTTCGCCCCCCACGCGCTGCCCAACCGCAACGGCAGCCTGTCCTACGACAGTCTGCTCAACCCCGGCTCGCCCAGCGGCCACACATGCCCAGCCCACCCCTCGGCCGGCGTGGCCAGCTATCGCTCGCCCTACTTGCACCCAGGGGCGGTGGGTGACCCACCGCGGCCCCCGCCCCGTAGCTTCAGCCCGGTGCTGGGCCCCCGGCCGCGGGAGCCCTCACCTGTGCGCTACGATAACCTGTCCCGGACCATCATGGCCTCCATCCAGGAGCGCAAGGACAGGGAAGAGCGGGAACGGCTGCTGCGCTCCCAGGCAGACTCGCTCTTCGGCGACTCGGGCGTCTATGACGCGCCCAGCTCCTACAGCCTGCAGCAGGCCAGCGTGCTGTCCGAGGGCCCCCGTGGCCCGGCCCTGCGCTACGGCTCCAGAGATGACCTAGTTGCGGGGCCCGGCTTCGGTGGTGCCCGCAACCCTGCGCTGCAGACTTCGCTGTCCTCGCTGTCCAGCGCCGTGAGCCGGGCCCCGcggacctcctcctcctccctacaGGCCGACCTGGCCAACAACAACGCCCCCGGGCCTCGGCCTGGCAGTGGCTCACACAGGTCTCCGGTGCGCCAGGGcccgccctccccacccagcactCCCCGCTCACCCTCCTATGCAGGCCCCAAAGCTGTCGCCTTCATCCACACGGACCTCCCGGAGTCGCCACCCTCGCTGGCCGTGCAGAG GGACCACCCTCAGCTGAAGAACCCCCCAAGTAAGCTTAACGGGCAGTCCCCTGGCCTGGCCCGCCTGGGGCCTGCCGCTGGCCCCCCAGGGCCCTCCGCCAGCCCTGCCCGGCACACGCTCGTTAAGAAGGTGTCCGGCGTGGGTGGGACCACGTACGAGATCTCAGTGTGA
- the ZDHHC8 gene encoding palmitoyltransferase ZDHHC8 isoform X2: MPRSPGTRLKPAKYIPVATAAALLVGSSTLFFVFTCPWLTRAVSPAVPVYNGIIFLFVLANFSMATFMDPGVFPRADEDEDKEDDFRAPLYKNVDVRGIQVRMKWCATCHFYRPPRCSHCSVCDNCVEDFDHHCPWVNNCIGRRNYRYFFLFLLSLSAHMVGVVAFGLVYVLNHAEGLGAAHTTITMAVMCVAGLFFIPVIGLTGFHVVLVTRGRTTNEQVTGKFRGGVNPFTRGCYGNVEHVLCSPLAPRYVVEPPRLPLAARLKPPFLRPELLERGAPLKVKLSDNGLKAGLGRSKSKGSLDRLDEKPLDLGPPLPPKAEAGTFGESALSAQRTSPPTPAMYKFRPAFPSGPKAPFCGPGEQVPGPDSLTLGEDSIHSLDFVSEPSLDLPDYTSGGLHAAYPPSPPLSAADTFSGALRSLSLKAASRRAGDHVALQPLRSEGGPPTPHRSIFAPHALPNRNGSLSYDSLLNPGSPSGHTCPAHPSAGVASYRSPYLHPGAVGDPPRPPPRSFSPVLGPRPREPSPVRYDNLSRTIMASIQERKDREERERLLRSQADSLFGDSGVYDAPSSYSLQQASVLSEGPRGPALRYGSRDDLVAGPGFGGARNPALQTSLSSLSSAVSRAPRTSSSSLQADLANNNAPGPRPGSGSHRSPVRQGPPSPPSTPRSPSYAGPKAVAFIHTDLPESPPSLAVQRDHPQLKNPPSKLNGQSPGLARLGPAAGPPGPSASPARHTLVKKVSGVGGTTYEISV, translated from the exons GTGCCCATGGTTGACTCGAGCTGTGTCCCCAGCTGTTCCTGTCTACAATGGCATCATCTTCCTCTTTGTCCTGGCCAACTTCAGCATGGCCACCTTCATGGACCCTGGCGTCTTCCCCCGAG CGGATGAGGACGAGGATAAGGAGGACGACTTCCGGGCCCCGCTGTACAAGAATGTGGACGTCCGGGGCATCCAGGTCCGAATGAAGTGGTGCGCAACCTGCCACTTCTACCGCCCACCTCGCTGCTCCCACTGCAGCGTCTGCGACAACTGCGTAGAG GATTTTGACCACCACTGCCCCTGGGTCAACAACTGCATTGGGCGCCGCAATTACCGATACTTCTTCCTGTTCCTGCTGTCACTCAGCGCACACATGGTGGGTGTTGTCGCCTTTGGCCTGGTCTATGTGCTGAACCACGctgaggggctgggagctgcCCACACCACCATCAC CATGGCCGTCATGTGTGTGGCTGGCCTCTTCTTCATCCCTGTCATCGGCCTCACTGGCTTCCATGTGGTGCTGGTCACTCGGGGGCGTACCACCAATGAGCAG GTGACGGGCAAGTTCCGCGGGGGCGTGAACCCCTTCACCCGAGGCTGCTATGGGAATGTGGAGCACGTGCTGTGCAGCCCTCTGGCACCCCG GTACGTGGTGGAGCCCCCCCGGCTGCCGCTGGCTGCTCGCCTGAAACCGCCCTTCCTTCGGCCTGAGCTCCTGGAGCGAGGGGCCCCACTCAAGGTCAAGCTTAGTGACAACGGGCTGAAGGCTGGCCTGGGCCGCAGCAAG TCCAAGGGCAGTCTGGACCGGCTGGATGAGAAGCCGCTGGACCTGGGGCCGCCACTGCCCCCCAAGGCGGAGGCCGGCACGTTCGGAG AGAGCGCCCTGTCGGCGCAGAGGACCAGCCCCCCGACACCTGCCATGTACAAGTTCCGGCCTGCCTTTCCCTCGGGTCCCAAGGCGCCCTTCTGCGGGCCTGGTGAGCAG GTCCCTGGCCCCGACTCCCTGACGCTGGGCGAGGACAGCATCCACAGCCTGGACTTTGTGTCAGAGCCCAGCCTGGACCTTCCTGACTACACGTCTGGAGGCCTGCACGCTGCCTACCCCCCATCCCCGCCACTCAGCGCTGCTGACACCTTTTCGGGTGCCTTGCGCTCCCTGAGCCTCAAGGCGGCCAGCCGGAGGGCTGGGGACCACGTGGCCCTGCAGCCTCTGCGCTCTGAGGGCGGGCCCCCGACACCCCACCGCAGCATCTTCGCCCCCCACGCGCTGCCCAACCGCAACGGCAGCCTGTCCTACGACAGTCTGCTCAACCCCGGCTCGCCCAGCGGCCACACATGCCCAGCCCACCCCTCGGCCGGCGTGGCCAGCTATCGCTCGCCCTACTTGCACCCAGGGGCGGTGGGTGACCCACCGCGGCCCCCGCCCCGTAGCTTCAGCCCGGTGCTGGGCCCCCGGCCGCGGGAGCCCTCACCTGTGCGCTACGATAACCTGTCCCGGACCATCATGGCCTCCATCCAGGAGCGCAAGGACAGGGAAGAGCGGGAACGGCTGCTGCGCTCCCAGGCAGACTCGCTCTTCGGCGACTCGGGCGTCTATGACGCGCCCAGCTCCTACAGCCTGCAGCAGGCCAGCGTGCTGTCCGAGGGCCCCCGTGGCCCGGCCCTGCGCTACGGCTCCAGAGATGACCTAGTTGCGGGGCCCGGCTTCGGTGGTGCCCGCAACCCTGCGCTGCAGACTTCGCTGTCCTCGCTGTCCAGCGCCGTGAGCCGGGCCCCGcggacctcctcctcctccctacaGGCCGACCTGGCCAACAACAACGCCCCCGGGCCTCGGCCTGGCAGTGGCTCACACAGGTCTCCGGTGCGCCAGGGcccgccctccccacccagcactCCCCGCTCACCCTCCTATGCAGGCCCCAAAGCTGTCGCCTTCATCCACACGGACCTCCCGGAGTCGCCACCCTCGCTGGCCGTGCAGAG GGACCACCCTCAGCTGAAGAACCCCCCAAGTAAGCTTAACGGGCAGTCCCCTGGCCTGGCCCGCCTGGGGCCTGCCGCTGGCCCCCCAGGGCCCTCCGCCAGCCCTGCCCGGCACACGCTCGTTAAGAAGGTGTCCGGCGTGGGTGGGACCACGTACGAGATCTCAGTGTGA
- the ZDHHC8 gene encoding palmitoyltransferase ZDHHC8 isoform X1, producing MPRSPGTRLKPAKYIPVATAAALLVGSSTLFFVFTCPWLTRAVSPAVPVYNGIIFLFVLANFSMATFMDPGVFPRADEDEDKEDDFRAPLYKNVDVRGIQVRMKWCATCHFYRPPRCSHCSVCDNCVEDFDHHCPWVNNCIGRRNYRYFFLFLLSLSAHMVGVVAFGLVYVLNHAEGLGAAHTTITMAVMCVAGLFFIPVIGLTGFHVVLVTRGRTTNEQVTGKFRGGVNPFTRGCYGNVEHVLCSPLAPRYVVEPPRLPLAARLKPPFLRPELLERGAPLKVKLSDNGLKAGLGRSKSKGSLDRLDEKPLDLGPPLPPKAEAGTFGGDLQTPRPSSAESALSAQRTSPPTPAMYKFRPAFPSGPKAPFCGPGEQVPGPDSLTLGEDSIHSLDFVSEPSLDLPDYTSGGLHAAYPPSPPLSAADTFSGALRSLSLKAASRRAGDHVALQPLRSEGGPPTPHRSIFAPHALPNRNGSLSYDSLLNPGSPSGHTCPAHPSAGVASYRSPYLHPGAVGDPPRPPPRSFSPVLGPRPREPSPVRYDNLSRTIMASIQERKDREERERLLRSQADSLFGDSGVYDAPSSYSLQQASVLSEGPRGPALRYGSRDDLVAGPGFGGARNPALQTSLSSLSSAVSRAPRTSSSSLQADLANNNAPGPRPGSGSHRSPVRQGPPSPPSTPRSPSYAGPKAVAFIHTDLPESPPSLAVQRDHPQLKNPPSKLNGQSPGLARLGPAAGPPGPSASPARHTLVKKVSGVGGTTYEISV from the exons GTGCCCATGGTTGACTCGAGCTGTGTCCCCAGCTGTTCCTGTCTACAATGGCATCATCTTCCTCTTTGTCCTGGCCAACTTCAGCATGGCCACCTTCATGGACCCTGGCGTCTTCCCCCGAG CGGATGAGGACGAGGATAAGGAGGACGACTTCCGGGCCCCGCTGTACAAGAATGTGGACGTCCGGGGCATCCAGGTCCGAATGAAGTGGTGCGCAACCTGCCACTTCTACCGCCCACCTCGCTGCTCCCACTGCAGCGTCTGCGACAACTGCGTAGAG GATTTTGACCACCACTGCCCCTGGGTCAACAACTGCATTGGGCGCCGCAATTACCGATACTTCTTCCTGTTCCTGCTGTCACTCAGCGCACACATGGTGGGTGTTGTCGCCTTTGGCCTGGTCTATGTGCTGAACCACGctgaggggctgggagctgcCCACACCACCATCAC CATGGCCGTCATGTGTGTGGCTGGCCTCTTCTTCATCCCTGTCATCGGCCTCACTGGCTTCCATGTGGTGCTGGTCACTCGGGGGCGTACCACCAATGAGCAG GTGACGGGCAAGTTCCGCGGGGGCGTGAACCCCTTCACCCGAGGCTGCTATGGGAATGTGGAGCACGTGCTGTGCAGCCCTCTGGCACCCCG GTACGTGGTGGAGCCCCCCCGGCTGCCGCTGGCTGCTCGCCTGAAACCGCCCTTCCTTCGGCCTGAGCTCCTGGAGCGAGGGGCCCCACTCAAGGTCAAGCTTAGTGACAACGGGCTGAAGGCTGGCCTGGGCCGCAGCAAG TCCAAGGGCAGTCTGGACCGGCTGGATGAGAAGCCGCTGGACCTGGGGCCGCCACTGCCCCCCAAGGCGGAGGCCGGCACGTTCGGAGGTGACCTGCAGACCCCACGCCCGAGCAGTGCTG AGAGCGCCCTGTCGGCGCAGAGGACCAGCCCCCCGACACCTGCCATGTACAAGTTCCGGCCTGCCTTTCCCTCGGGTCCCAAGGCGCCCTTCTGCGGGCCTGGTGAGCAG GTCCCTGGCCCCGACTCCCTGACGCTGGGCGAGGACAGCATCCACAGCCTGGACTTTGTGTCAGAGCCCAGCCTGGACCTTCCTGACTACACGTCTGGAGGCCTGCACGCTGCCTACCCCCCATCCCCGCCACTCAGCGCTGCTGACACCTTTTCGGGTGCCTTGCGCTCCCTGAGCCTCAAGGCGGCCAGCCGGAGGGCTGGGGACCACGTGGCCCTGCAGCCTCTGCGCTCTGAGGGCGGGCCCCCGACACCCCACCGCAGCATCTTCGCCCCCCACGCGCTGCCCAACCGCAACGGCAGCCTGTCCTACGACAGTCTGCTCAACCCCGGCTCGCCCAGCGGCCACACATGCCCAGCCCACCCCTCGGCCGGCGTGGCCAGCTATCGCTCGCCCTACTTGCACCCAGGGGCGGTGGGTGACCCACCGCGGCCCCCGCCCCGTAGCTTCAGCCCGGTGCTGGGCCCCCGGCCGCGGGAGCCCTCACCTGTGCGCTACGATAACCTGTCCCGGACCATCATGGCCTCCATCCAGGAGCGCAAGGACAGGGAAGAGCGGGAACGGCTGCTGCGCTCCCAGGCAGACTCGCTCTTCGGCGACTCGGGCGTCTATGACGCGCCCAGCTCCTACAGCCTGCAGCAGGCCAGCGTGCTGTCCGAGGGCCCCCGTGGCCCGGCCCTGCGCTACGGCTCCAGAGATGACCTAGTTGCGGGGCCCGGCTTCGGTGGTGCCCGCAACCCTGCGCTGCAGACTTCGCTGTCCTCGCTGTCCAGCGCCGTGAGCCGGGCCCCGcggacctcctcctcctccctacaGGCCGACCTGGCCAACAACAACGCCCCCGGGCCTCGGCCTGGCAGTGGCTCACACAGGTCTCCGGTGCGCCAGGGcccgccctccccacccagcactCCCCGCTCACCCTCCTATGCAGGCCCCAAAGCTGTCGCCTTCATCCACACGGACCTCCCGGAGTCGCCACCCTCGCTGGCCGTGCAGAG GGACCACCCTCAGCTGAAGAACCCCCCAAGTAAGCTTAACGGGCAGTCCCCTGGCCTGGCCCGCCTGGGGCCTGCCGCTGGCCCCCCAGGGCCCTCCGCCAGCCCTGCCCGGCACACGCTCGTTAAGAAGGTGTCCGGCGTGGGTGGGACCACGTACGAGATCTCAGTGTGA